From Patescibacteria group bacterium:
CGGCAAACGAATACCGATAGCCGCCGCCATGGGTTCTTCCACAATGTGAACCTCGCGTGCTCCGGCGGATTTCATCGCGTCGCGGACAGCGCGTATCTGTACGTTCGTCACCCCTGAAGGAACACCGATCACCACGCGCGGGCGGATCATTTTATTGGATATTTTTTTGACCCTGTTCATCAGATACGCCAACATTTCCTCAGTGATCTCAAAATCGGAAATAACCCCGTCCACCAGCGGACGAATCGCGGTGATATGCCCCGGGGTGCGGCCCAGCATTTGTTTTGCGTCTGTTCCGATCGCAACCACACGCCCTGTTTTTTGATTGACCGCGACAACAGACGGTTCGGTGATCACAATGCCGTGGCCGCGCAGATACACGAGCGTATTCGCCGTTCCCAGATCAATGCCGATATCATTGGAAAATAAACTATAGAATTTCTCAAACATATTATTTTAAAAGCCGATTAAAGAGCTCTTCTTTCGTGAGGATCTCTGCCTCTTTCTCGAGACGCTTTTTTACTTCAATTCCTCCCGCTTCCAAACTTTTCTTGCTCACCACCATCCGGAGAGGTATGCCGATCAGATCGGAATCGGCAAACTTTTCTCCCGCGGAAACGTCCCGATCATCATAGAGTACTTCAATTCCTTTTGCCCGAAGCGCTTCGTACAAAACTTCCGCTTCGGCGTCCTTCCCGAGAGAAAGCAGGTGCACCGAAAACGGCGCGATGGACTGGGGCCATAGAAGACCACGCTCATCCGAAAGCACTTCTGCAACCGCTCCCATAACACGCGAGAGTCCGATCCCATAGCATCCCATGAGCACTTTCTGCTCTGCCCCGGCGTTATCTTTGTACGTCAGTCCGAATGCATCGGAGAATTTGGTCTTAAGATTGAAAATATTACCCACCTCAATTGATCGTTCTTCTTTTAATTCCTTGTTACCGCATTCCGGACACACGTTCTGTTCAGCAATAATTTCTTTATTCACGGCTACCATGCACGACTCACAGAGATATATCGTGTCTTCTCCCGCCGGAGTCACCGTCTGAAATTCGTGAGAATACTTGCTGAAACTGCCTCCCGAAGCAAACGTGAGGCGTGTCAGACCACCCAAACCAACCGTTTCAAAGATATTGTGGTACACTCCCTTCATTTTTTCATAATATGCTTCCAAGTCCTCTTCCGTAGCGTGAAATGAGTACAAGTCCTTCATCATAAATTCCCTCCCGCGCAAAAGCCCCGACTTTGCGCGCAATTCCATTCTGAACTTATTTTGTATCTGATAGAGATACAGCGGAAGATCTTTATATGAAGAAACGAGTTGCGTCGCAAGCGGCACCACCACTTCTTCGTGCGTAGGACCAAGCGCGTTTTCTCTGCCGGAGCTGTCTT
This genomic window contains:
- a CDS encoding aminoacyl--tRNA ligase-related protein — translated: MRQSHLATKTRKEAPADEVANNAKLLIRAGFIDKLGAGVYTYLPLGLRVLKNIENVIRRAMNAAGGQEILMPSLQPKENWEKTGRWNTMDDLYKVKDSSGRENALGPTHEEVVVPLATQLVSSYKDLPLYLYQIQNKFRMELRAKSGLLRGREFMMKDLYSFHATEEDLEAYYEKMKGVYHNIFETVGLGGLTRLTFASGGSFSKYSHEFQTVTPAGEDTIYLCESCMVAVNKEIIAEQNVCPECGNKELKEERSIEVGNIFNLKTKFSDAFGLTYKDNAGAEQKVLMGCYGIGLSRVMGAVAEVLSDERGLLWPQSIAPFSVHLLSLGKDAEAEVLYEALRAKGIEVLYDDRDVSAGEKFADSDLIGIPLRMVVSKKSLEAGGIEVKKRLEKEAEILTKEELFNRLLK